One genomic window of Streptomyces sp. NBC_01276 includes the following:
- a CDS encoding CoA transferase, protein MRSFDGATGQAWAALGGVADEAERVRYRGAGGWEGPLPVRELARACVGVCGLAAAELGAVRAGGTVRDAEPVVDEGAVATAFVSERHLRVDGRAPVSFAPLSGFWRTADGWVRTHANYPHHEAALVRALGVPATPEAVRGALAARRAVEVQELVCAEGGLAVAVAREYGEPLPLVETVRGAGRGRVLEPAVLPAAGVRVLDLTRVIAGPVATRTLGVLGADVLRIDPPGLPESDDAYADTGFGKRSALLDLARADGRAVLEGLLGEADVVVSGYRPGALERFGLGGGELLVRWPGLVVAELCAWGWNGPWAGRRGFDSLVQAGYGIAAACGEDGRPGVLPAQALDHGTGYLMAAGVLRALAEGGGRLLRFSLAGTASWLVRDVPRDEGEGGAAGYTAEPWLREAVSGYGVLRHAASPFGEWERGPSRWGTDTAEWLRR, encoded by the coding sequence ATGCGGAGTTTTGACGGTGCGACAGGGCAGGCGTGGGCGGCGCTCGGTGGGGTGGCCGACGAGGCGGAGCGGGTGCGGTACCGGGGGGCCGGCGGCTGGGAGGGGCCCTTGCCGGTACGGGAGTTGGCGCGGGCCTGCGTGGGGGTGTGCGGGCTCGCGGCGGCGGAGCTGGGCGCCGTACGGGCGGGGGGCACGGTCCGGGACGCGGAGCCGGTGGTGGACGAGGGGGCCGTGGCGACCGCGTTCGTCAGCGAGAGGCACCTGCGGGTGGACGGCCGGGCGCCGGTCTCCTTCGCGCCGCTGTCCGGGTTCTGGCGGACCGCCGACGGATGGGTGCGGACCCACGCCAACTACCCCCACCACGAAGCCGCCCTGGTACGGGCCCTGGGTGTGCCCGCCACCCCGGAGGCGGTGCGCGGCGCGCTCGCGGCGCGTCGCGCCGTGGAGGTGCAGGAACTGGTCTGTGCCGAGGGCGGGCTGGCCGTCGCCGTGGCGCGGGAGTACGGGGAGCCGCTGCCGCTGGTGGAGACCGTACGGGGTGCCGGGCGGGGGCGGGTACTGGAGCCGGCGGTGCTGCCCGCGGCCGGGGTACGGGTGCTCGACCTGACCCGGGTCATCGCCGGACCGGTCGCCACCCGGACCCTCGGGGTGCTCGGAGCGGACGTGCTGCGGATCGACCCGCCCGGGCTGCCCGAGTCCGACGACGCGTACGCCGACACCGGGTTCGGGAAGCGGTCCGCGCTGCTGGACCTCGCGCGGGCGGACGGCCGGGCCGTGCTGGAAGGGCTGCTCGGCGAGGCCGACGTGGTGGTGTCCGGGTACCGGCCGGGGGCGCTGGAACGGTTCGGGCTGGGCGGTGGGGAACTGCTCGTCCGGTGGCCCGGCCTGGTGGTGGCGGAGCTGTGCGCGTGGGGGTGGAACGGGCCGTGGGCCGGCCGGCGCGGCTTCGACTCGCTGGTGCAGGCCGGGTACGGGATCGCCGCCGCGTGCGGTGAGGACGGCCGGCCGGGGGTCCTGCCGGCGCAGGCGCTGGACCACGGGACGGGGTACCTGATGGCGGCCGGCGTGCTGCGGGCGCTCGCGGAGGGCGGCGGGCGGCTGCTGCGGTTCTCCCTCGCGGGGACGGCGTCGTGGCTGGTCCGGGACGTGCCGAGGGACGAGGGCGAGGGCGGGGCGGCGGGATACACGGCGGAGCCGTGGCTGCGGGAGGCGGTGTCCGGGTACGGGGTGCTGCGGCACGCCGCCAGTCCCTTCGGGGAATGGGAGCGGGGGCCGTCGCGGTGGGGGACCGACACGGCCGAGTGGCTCCGCCGCTAG
- a CDS encoding GNAT family N-acetyltransferase yields MSHGINLRAVPYDHPDAVELDAQVQVEYRTRYEGEGDATFLDPAMFVPPIGLYLLAYDASDAPVASGGWRRQEHSDEGYSDGDAEIKRMYVVPEARGTGLARRILAELEADARAAGRTRMVLETGDQQPEAIALYLSSGYSLSEKFGYYRFHESSRCMTKPLHP; encoded by the coding sequence ATGTCTCACGGTATAAACCTCCGCGCCGTACCGTACGACCACCCGGACGCGGTCGAGCTCGATGCCCAGGTCCAGGTCGAGTACCGGACGCGCTACGAGGGCGAGGGCGACGCCACCTTCCTCGACCCGGCGATGTTCGTCCCGCCGATCGGCCTGTACCTCCTCGCCTACGACGCCTCGGACGCCCCGGTGGCGAGCGGTGGCTGGCGCCGCCAGGAGCACAGTGACGAGGGTTACTCGGACGGCGACGCCGAGATCAAGCGCATGTACGTGGTCCCGGAGGCCCGGGGCACGGGCCTGGCCCGCCGCATCCTGGCGGAACTCGAAGCGGACGCCCGCGCGGCGGGCCGCACCCGCATGGTCCTCGAAACGGGCGACCAGCAGCCGGAGGCGATCGCCCTGTACCTCTCGTCGGGGTACTCCCTGTCGGAGAAGTTCGGCTACTACCGCTTCCACGAGTCCAGCCGCTGCATGACGAAGCCCCTGCACCCCTGA
- a CDS encoding exodeoxyribonuclease III, whose amino-acid sequence MLTVTSVNVNGIRAAAKKGFVEWLAGSDADVVCLQEVRAEEGQIPAEAREPEGWHTVFAPAAAKGRAGVALYTRRAPERVRVGFGSDEFDGSGRYLEIDLPGVTVASLYLPSGEAGTGKQDEKYRFMEEFLPYLRGLKERAAADGREVVVCGDWNICHREADLKNWKTNRKNAGFLPEEREWLGKVYAEAGYVDVVRALHPDAEGPYSWWSYRGRAFDNDAGWRIDLQVATPGLAGKAVKAFVERAETHPERWSDHAPVTVVYELGV is encoded by the coding sequence ATGCTCACTGTGACCTCCGTGAATGTGAATGGGATCCGCGCCGCCGCCAAGAAGGGCTTCGTGGAGTGGCTCGCCGGATCCGATGCCGACGTCGTGTGCCTCCAGGAGGTACGCGCCGAGGAGGGGCAGATTCCGGCCGAGGCCAGGGAGCCCGAGGGCTGGCACACCGTGTTCGCGCCGGCCGCCGCCAAGGGACGGGCGGGGGTCGCGCTGTACACGCGGCGGGCGCCGGAGCGGGTGCGGGTCGGCTTCGGGAGCGACGAGTTCGACGGCAGCGGCCGGTACCTGGAGATCGATCTCCCCGGAGTGACCGTGGCGAGCCTGTACCTGCCCTCCGGGGAGGCCGGGACCGGGAAGCAGGACGAGAAGTACCGGTTCATGGAGGAGTTCCTCCCCTACCTGCGGGGGCTGAAGGAGCGGGCGGCCGCCGACGGGCGGGAGGTCGTGGTGTGCGGTGACTGGAACATCTGCCACCGGGAGGCCGACCTCAAGAACTGGAAGACCAACCGGAAGAACGCGGGCTTCCTGCCCGAGGAGCGGGAGTGGCTCGGGAAGGTGTACGCGGAGGCCGGGTACGTGGACGTGGTGCGCGCCCTTCACCCGGACGCCGAGGGGCCGTACTCCTGGTGGTCCTACCGCGGGCGGGCCTTCGACAACGACGCCGGCTGGCGCATCGACCTGCAGGTCGCGACCCCGGGGCTGGCCGGCAAGGCCGTGAAGGCCTTCGTCGAGCGTGCCGAGACGCACCCCGAGCGCTGGTCCGACCACGCGCCCGTGACCGTGGTCTACGAACTCGGCGTCTGA
- a CDS encoding MerR family transcriptional regulator: MAESGSTVREYRTDELAEAAGIPVRTLRFYRERKLLPPPRREGRIAWYDDHHLARLRTIAALLERGHTLGGIAELTAAFEQGRDVGQLGELLGIGWSEETPVRLTPEALADYFEGEVTPENLAASLDLGYVAADGEEIVHVSRRLLDVSSALVREGVPLAAVLETGRRVREHADALAALFTDLISTHLGDGADTADDPVTRLRPLAKSVVEAELTMAMDRLHQRHSHPSALRPPAPQTPSS; encoded by the coding sequence ATGGCCGAGTCGGGGAGCACAGTGCGCGAATACCGGACGGATGAACTGGCCGAGGCGGCCGGCATACCCGTCCGCACCCTGCGCTTCTACCGCGAGCGCAAACTGCTCCCTCCGCCGCGCCGCGAGGGCCGGATCGCCTGGTACGACGACCACCACCTGGCCCGGCTGCGCACCATCGCCGCCCTGCTGGAGCGCGGCCACACCCTCGGCGGCATAGCGGAGCTGACCGCCGCCTTCGAACAGGGCCGCGACGTCGGCCAGCTCGGCGAGCTGCTCGGCATCGGCTGGTCGGAGGAGACCCCCGTCCGGCTGACCCCCGAGGCCCTGGCCGACTACTTCGAGGGCGAGGTCACCCCGGAGAACCTCGCCGCGTCCCTGGACCTCGGCTACGTCGCCGCCGACGGCGAGGAGATCGTGCACGTCAGCCGCCGGCTGCTGGACGTCTCCTCGGCGCTGGTCCGCGAGGGCGTCCCGCTCGCGGCGGTCCTGGAGACGGGCCGCCGGGTGCGCGAGCACGCGGACGCCCTGGCGGCCCTTTTCACCGACCTGATCTCCACCCACCTCGGCGACGGCGCCGACACCGCCGACGACCCGGTCACCCGCCTGCGCCCGCTGGCGAAGAGCGTGGTGGAGGCGGAACTCACGATGGCGATGGACCGCCTGCACCAGCGCCACTCCCACCCGTCGGCCCTTAGGCCACCGGCCCCTCAGACGCCGAGTTCGTAG
- a CDS encoding flavin-containing monooxygenase: MGGREHVRVAVIGSGFGGLGAAVRLRREGITDFVVLERAGSVGGTWRDNSYPGCACDVPSHLYSFSFAPNPDWPRTFSGQPAIREYLEHVADVFGLRRHIRLNHEVRMMRWDADELRWEIETSGGNLTADVVVSATGPLSDPKMPEIPGLAEFPGKVFHSARWDHDYDLRGKRVAMIGTGASAIQIVPAIAPEVERLTLFQRTPPWVMPRTDRAISAVERWLHRQLPFTRAARRGLLWGIRELQVSAFTKRPGQLGLIESLAKANMARSIKDPELRARLTPSYRIGCKRILLSSEYYPALARPDVDLVASGLKEIRGSVLVAADGTETEVDAIIFGTGFHVTDMPIADRVVGADGKTLADAWKDGMQALRGATAAGFPNWMTIIGPNTGLGNSSMILMIESQLNYMADYMRQLGVLGGRTALAARPSAVNQWNRRVQARMERTVWNTGGCTSWYLDAQGRNTTVWPGTTGEFRKETRSVDLSEYEVVRGRERAGETGGARGPAAERAAAKAGRGAAGAAAAKAGPGDAAAAKAASANTGAGEAAA; the protein is encoded by the coding sequence ATGGGCGGACGCGAGCACGTACGCGTGGCGGTGATCGGGTCCGGTTTCGGCGGGCTCGGGGCCGCCGTACGGCTGCGGCGCGAGGGGATCACGGACTTCGTCGTCCTGGAGCGGGCCGGCTCCGTCGGCGGCACCTGGCGCGACAACAGCTATCCGGGATGCGCCTGCGACGTCCCGTCCCACCTGTACTCCTTCTCCTTCGCCCCCAATCCCGACTGGCCGCGGACCTTCTCCGGGCAGCCGGCGATCCGGGAGTACCTGGAACACGTCGCGGACGTCTTCGGGCTGCGCCGGCACATCCGGCTGAACCACGAGGTCCGGATGATGCGCTGGGACGCCGACGAGCTGCGCTGGGAGATCGAGACCTCCGGCGGGAACCTGACGGCCGACGTCGTCGTCTCGGCCACCGGGCCGCTGTCCGACCCGAAGATGCCGGAGATACCGGGACTCGCGGAGTTCCCCGGCAAGGTCTTCCACTCGGCCCGCTGGGACCACGACTACGACCTGCGGGGCAAGCGCGTCGCCATGATCGGGACCGGCGCCTCGGCCATCCAGATCGTGCCCGCCATCGCACCCGAGGTGGAGCGGCTCACCCTCTTCCAGCGGACCCCGCCGTGGGTGATGCCGCGCACCGACCGGGCGATCAGCGCGGTGGAGCGCTGGCTGCACCGGCAGCTCCCCTTCACCCGGGCGGCGCGGCGCGGGCTGCTGTGGGGGATCCGTGAGCTCCAGGTCAGCGCGTTCACCAAGCGGCCCGGCCAGCTCGGGCTGATCGAGTCCCTGGCCAAGGCCAACATGGCGCGTTCGATCAAGGACCCGGAGCTGCGGGCCAGGCTGACGCCCTCGTACCGGATCGGCTGCAAGCGGATCCTGCTCTCCAGCGAGTACTACCCGGCGCTCGCCCGGCCGGACGTGGACCTGGTCGCCTCCGGGCTGAAGGAGATCCGGGGCTCGGTGCTCGTGGCCGCCGACGGGACGGAGACCGAGGTCGACGCGATCATCTTCGGCACCGGCTTCCACGTGACGGACATGCCGATCGCCGACCGGGTGGTGGGCGCCGACGGGAAGACCCTGGCCGACGCCTGGAAGGACGGGATGCAGGCGCTGCGCGGGGCGACCGCCGCGGGCTTCCCGAACTGGATGACGATCATCGGGCCCAACACCGGCCTCGGGAACAGTTCGATGATCCTGATGATCGAGTCGCAGCTGAACTACATGGCGGACTACATGCGCCAGCTCGGCGTCCTGGGCGGGCGGACCGCGCTCGCGGCCCGGCCGTCCGCGGTGAACCAGTGGAACCGGCGCGTCCAGGCGCGGATGGAGCGGACGGTGTGGAACACCGGCGGCTGCACGAGCTGGTACCTGGACGCGCAGGGCCGCAACACCACCGTCTGGCCGGGGACGACGGGCGAGTTCCGCAAGGAGACGCGGAGCGTCGACCTGTCCGAGTACGAGGTCGTCCGCGGCCGGGAGAGGGCCGGAGAGACGGGCGGAGCGAGGGGGCCGGCCGCGGAGCGGGCGGCCGCGAAGGCGGGGCGCGGCGCTGCCGGCGCCGCCGCCGCGAAGGCCGGGCCCGGGGACGCCGCCGCCGCGAAGGCCGCCTCCGCGAACACCGGTGCCGGGGAGGCGGCGGCATGA
- a CDS encoding alpha/beta fold hydrolase — protein sequence MSGPAHVTAGRYAPPAPGRTLTAVSADGSRLHVEVHGAEGAPPVVLSHGWTCSTAFWAAQIRELARDHRVVAYDQRGHGRSPAGARTYSTTALADDLAAVLKATLAPGERAVVAGHSMGGMTVMASAGRPEFVEHAAAALLCSTGSSGLVEGSTVLPLPPGRVRTRLTRAVLGSRAPLGPVTPAARAVLRYATMGPGSGPDRVEACARIVHGCPTAVRHAWSVVLAGLDLDEGLARLTLPTAVLAGRDDRLTPVAHARGLAAALPHCVGLTELTGMGHMTPVEAPEAVTGAIRELTSRYLETEKEKTA from the coding sequence ATGAGCGGGCCCGCGCACGTCACCGCCGGGCGGTACGCTCCCCCCGCCCCGGGCCGCACCCTGACCGCCGTCTCCGCCGACGGGTCCCGCCTGCACGTCGAGGTGCACGGCGCCGAAGGGGCCCCGCCCGTGGTGCTGTCCCACGGCTGGACCTGCTCCACCGCCTTCTGGGCCGCCCAGATACGCGAACTGGCCCGGGACCACCGGGTCGTCGCCTACGACCAGCGCGGCCACGGCCGCAGCCCGGCCGGCGCGAGGACGTACAGCACCACCGCCCTCGCCGACGACCTCGCCGCCGTGCTGAAGGCCACCCTCGCCCCCGGCGAGCGGGCCGTCGTCGCGGGACACTCCATGGGCGGCATGACCGTGATGGCCTCCGCGGGCCGCCCCGAGTTCGTCGAGCACGCCGCGGCCGCCCTGCTGTGCAGCACCGGGAGCTCCGGGCTGGTCGAGGGGTCCACCGTGCTGCCGCTGCCCCCCGGGCGCGTGCGGACCCGGCTGACCCGCGCGGTGCTGGGCTCGCGCGCCCCCCTCGGGCCGGTCACGCCCGCCGCGCGCGCCGTGCTCCGGTACGCGACCATGGGCCCCGGCTCCGGGCCGGACCGGGTCGAGGCCTGCGCCCGTATCGTCCACGGCTGCCCCACGGCGGTGCGCCACGCCTGGTCGGTGGTGCTGGCCGGACTGGACCTGGACGAGGGACTCGCCCGGCTGACCCTGCCCACCGCGGTGCTCGCCGGCCGCGACGACCGGCTCACCCCGGTGGCGCACGCCCGCGGGCTGGCGGCCGCGCTGCCGCACTGCGTCGGCCTGACCGAACTCACCGGCATGGGCCACATGACCCCGGTCGAGGCGCCGGAGGCCGTGACCGGCGCCATCCGCGAACTGACGTCCCGCTATCTCGAAACCGAGAAGGAGAAGACCGCGTGA
- a CDS encoding SDR family oxidoreductase, which translates to MSAHRSLEGQVAVVTGAARGVGELLARKLSARGAKVALVGLEPEALKEVSERLHTDSDHWYADVTDHEAMARVAGEVKERFGKVDVVVANAGVAAGGPFADSDPEAWRRVIEVNLIGGAVTARAFLPVLMESRGYFLQIASLAAITPAPMMTAYCASKSGVEAFAHCLRAEVGYRGVKVGVGYLSWTDTDMVRGADENEVMRELRRRLPWPANRTYPLGPAVDRIVAGIERRSPHVYAQGWLRGMQGVRGYLPGIIAASGQREMRRFGPRLATVSKGLVGAGGAADEQARTQRH; encoded by the coding sequence GTGAGCGCTCACAGGAGTCTGGAAGGCCAGGTCGCCGTCGTCACCGGAGCCGCCCGCGGCGTCGGCGAGCTGCTCGCCCGCAAGCTGTCCGCGCGCGGGGCGAAGGTGGCGCTGGTCGGGCTGGAGCCGGAGGCGCTCAAGGAGGTCTCCGAACGGCTGCACACCGACAGCGACCACTGGTACGCCGACGTCACCGACCACGAGGCGATGGCCCGGGTGGCGGGGGAGGTCAAGGAACGCTTCGGGAAGGTGGACGTCGTCGTCGCCAACGCGGGCGTCGCCGCCGGCGGGCCGTTCGCCGACTCCGACCCCGAGGCCTGGCGCCGGGTGATCGAGGTCAACCTGATCGGCGGGGCCGTCACCGCCCGCGCCTTCCTCCCCGTACTCATGGAGAGCCGCGGCTACTTCCTCCAGATCGCCTCGCTCGCCGCGATCACCCCGGCGCCGATGATGACGGCGTACTGCGCCTCCAAGTCCGGGGTCGAGGCCTTCGCCCACTGCCTGCGCGCCGAAGTCGGCTACCGGGGCGTCAAGGTGGGCGTCGGCTACCTCTCCTGGACCGACACCGACATGGTCCGCGGTGCCGACGAGAACGAGGTCATGCGGGAACTGCGCCGGCGGCTGCCGTGGCCCGCCAACCGCACCTACCCGCTGGGCCCGGCCGTCGACCGGATCGTGGCCGGCATCGAACGCCGCTCGCCGCACGTGTACGCGCAGGGGTGGCTGCGCGGGATGCAGGGCGTGCGCGGCTACCTGCCCGGGATCATCGCGGCGTCCGGACAGCGCGAGATGAGGCGCTTCGGACCGAGGCTCGCCACGGTTTCCAAGGGGCTCGTGGGTGCGGGCGGGGCCGCCGACGAGCAGGCGCGCACGCAGCGTCACTGA
- a CDS encoding S41 family peptidase yields MSHDVAYLRFPHLHDDLLCFATEDDLWVAPLVPAGQSPGRAWRITVDRTRVGHPRFSPDGRHIAFTTWRSLDPEIHLAPVGGGPARRLTHWGATDTRVCGWTPPDEEGRSDILAVSSHGQPFSYFAWAYSLPTDGSPGGRLPWGPVSDIAVHAPDGPGGERRSLLLTGKPPHEPAAWKRYRGGATGRLWLHGQRLLEDIEGHLDSPMFVGGRIAFLSDHEGIGNLYSCLPDGTGLRRHTDHDAFYARHASSDGTRVVYQCAGDLWLVDSLDADAAPRRLDVRLGGPRAGRRTYQVPAASNVDSLSVDATGRASAVVVRGSLYWLTHRDGPARTIADTPGVRVRLPEMLGSGGQVAYVTDAEGEDAIEIAYLPRASGEREPRRLASGELGRVLELLADPDGERLAVASNDGRLLLLDATEESDGEVTELIRSINGPVTDLAFSPDGCWLTWSHPGIGRSLRQIKMAKISGPGPRAIVDVTNGRFEDENPVFTRDGRYLAFLSWRGFDPVYDVHTGDLSFPLGCRPYLVPLSSATPSPFAFSADGRPAAGGLDPVEGESGEGDGSVTVEVEGLESRVTPFPVSASKYSALHPVHGGGLVWLRWPISGALGETFANPADTSGKPTLEHFDITKARKSELASGLDWFAASGDGTRLVVNDDGDLRAVPATESGDGDSTVYLDLRRILHEVDPAAEWRQAFEEAGRLIRAYFWEPEMCGIDWDGVLRQYRPLVERVASPDEFADLLREVLGELGTSHAYVSPARRNEGPPHYQRPIGLLGANLVCRDGTWAVSRILPGESSDSKARSPLAGTGIREGAVLTHIDGRPVDPVAGPYPLLAAAGGTTVELTVQPAEGEGRPRRVAIVPLVDERPLRYQDWVSKRRAVVREISGGRCGYLHIPDMGGSGWAQFNRDLRLEVSRPALIVDVRGNAGGHISELVVEKLTRSILGWDLTRNAQPVSYASNAPRGPIVALADEATSSDGDMITAAFKLLGLGPVVGQRTWGGVVGMTGRHTLGDGTVITVPMNAAWFPEYGWSVENHGVEPDLAILRTPLDWAEGRYAQLDDAVHLALELLEQDPAAVPPGYADVPDLRRPNLPPR; encoded by the coding sequence GTGAGTCACGACGTCGCGTACCTCCGCTTCCCGCACCTGCACGACGACCTGCTGTGTTTCGCCACCGAGGACGATCTCTGGGTCGCCCCCCTGGTCCCCGCCGGCCAGAGCCCCGGCCGCGCCTGGCGGATCACCGTCGACCGGACCAGGGTCGGCCATCCCCGCTTCTCCCCGGACGGACGGCACATCGCCTTCACGACCTGGCGCAGCCTCGACCCCGAGATCCACCTCGCCCCCGTCGGCGGCGGACCCGCCCGCCGCCTCACCCACTGGGGTGCCACCGACACCCGCGTCTGCGGCTGGACCCCGCCCGACGAGGAGGGCCGCAGCGACATCCTCGCCGTGTCCTCCCACGGCCAGCCCTTCTCCTACTTCGCCTGGGCCTACAGCCTGCCCACCGACGGCAGCCCCGGCGGCCGCCTCCCCTGGGGCCCCGTCTCCGACATCGCCGTCCACGCCCCCGACGGCCCCGGCGGCGAACGCCGCAGCCTGCTCCTCACCGGAAAACCCCCGCACGAGCCCGCCGCCTGGAAGCGCTACCGCGGCGGCGCCACCGGCCGCCTGTGGCTGCACGGACAACGGCTGCTGGAGGACATCGAGGGCCACCTCGACTCGCCCATGTTCGTGGGCGGCCGCATCGCCTTCCTCTCCGACCACGAGGGCATCGGCAACCTCTACTCCTGCCTCCCCGACGGCACCGGCCTGCGCCGCCACACCGACCACGACGCGTTCTACGCCCGGCACGCCTCCAGCGACGGCACCCGCGTCGTCTACCAGTGCGCGGGCGACCTCTGGCTCGTCGACTCCCTCGACGCCGACGCCGCGCCCCGCAGACTGGACGTCCGCCTCGGCGGCCCGCGCGCCGGCCGGCGCACCTACCAGGTGCCGGCCGCCAGCAACGTCGACTCCCTCTCCGTCGACGCCACCGGCCGGGCCAGCGCCGTCGTCGTGCGCGGCAGCCTGTACTGGCTCACCCACCGCGACGGCCCGGCCCGCACCATCGCCGACACCCCGGGCGTACGGGTCCGGCTGCCCGAGATGCTCGGCAGCGGCGGACAGGTCGCCTACGTCACCGACGCCGAGGGCGAGGACGCGATCGAGATCGCCTACCTCCCCCGCGCCTCCGGGGAACGGGAGCCCCGCCGGCTGGCCTCCGGCGAGCTGGGCCGCGTACTGGAACTGCTGGCCGACCCGGACGGGGAACGCCTCGCCGTCGCCTCGAACGACGGACGGCTGCTGCTCCTCGACGCGACGGAGGAGTCCGACGGGGAGGTCACCGAGCTCATCCGGTCCATCAACGGCCCCGTCACCGACCTCGCCTTCTCCCCCGACGGCTGCTGGCTGACCTGGTCGCACCCGGGCATCGGACGGTCCCTGCGGCAGATCAAGATGGCCAAGATCTCCGGACCCGGCCCGCGCGCGATCGTCGACGTCACCAACGGCCGCTTCGAGGACGAGAACCCGGTCTTCACCCGTGACGGCCGCTACCTCGCCTTCCTGTCCTGGCGCGGCTTCGACCCCGTCTACGACGTCCACACCGGCGACCTGTCCTTCCCCCTGGGCTGCCGTCCCTACCTGGTGCCGCTCTCCTCGGCCACCCCCTCCCCCTTCGCCTTCTCCGCCGACGGCCGCCCCGCCGCGGGCGGGCTCGACCCCGTCGAGGGGGAGAGCGGCGAGGGCGACGGCTCGGTGACCGTGGAGGTCGAGGGCCTGGAGAGCCGGGTCACCCCCTTCCCCGTCAGCGCGTCGAAGTACTCGGCCCTCCACCCGGTGCACGGCGGCGGACTGGTCTGGCTGCGCTGGCCCATCTCGGGCGCGCTCGGCGAGACCTTCGCCAACCCGGCCGACACCAGCGGCAAGCCGACGCTGGAGCACTTCGACATCACCAAGGCGCGCAAGAGCGAACTGGCCTCCGGACTGGACTGGTTCGCGGCCAGCGGCGACGGCACCCGTCTCGTCGTCAACGACGACGGCGACCTGCGCGCGGTCCCCGCCACCGAGTCCGGCGACGGCGACTCCACCGTCTACCTCGACCTGCGGCGCATCCTGCACGAGGTGGACCCGGCCGCCGAGTGGCGCCAGGCCTTCGAGGAGGCCGGCCGGCTCATCCGCGCCTACTTCTGGGAACCGGAGATGTGCGGCATCGACTGGGACGGCGTACTGCGCCAGTACCGCCCCCTGGTCGAACGGGTCGCCTCCCCCGACGAGTTCGCCGACCTGCTGCGCGAGGTCCTCGGCGAACTCGGCACCTCCCACGCCTACGTCTCCCCCGCACGCCGCAACGAGGGCCCGCCGCACTACCAGCGGCCCATCGGACTCCTCGGCGCCAACCTGGTCTGCCGGGACGGGACCTGGGCCGTCTCCCGGATCCTGCCCGGCGAGTCCTCCGACTCCAAGGCCCGCTCCCCGCTCGCCGGAACGGGCATCCGGGAGGGCGCCGTCCTCACCCACATCGACGGCCGGCCCGTGGACCCCGTGGCCGGCCCCTACCCGCTGCTCGCGGCGGCCGGGGGAACCACCGTCGAACTCACCGTCCAGCCCGCCGAGGGCGAGGGCAGGCCCCGCCGGGTCGCGATCGTCCCCCTCGTCGACGAACGGCCGCTGCGCTACCAGGACTGGGTCTCCAAACGGCGCGCCGTGGTCCGCGAGATCAGCGGCGGCCGCTGCGGCTACCTGCACATCCCCGACATGGGCGGCTCCGGCTGGGCCCAGTTCAACCGGGACCTGCGCCTGGAGGTCTCCCGGCCCGCCCTGATCGTCGACGTGCGCGGCAACGCGGGCGGACACATCAGCGAACTGGTGGTGGAGAAGCTCACCCGCTCCATCCTCGGCTGGGACCTGACCCGCAACGCCCAGCCCGTCTCCTACGCCTCCAACGCGCCGCGCGGCCCGATCGTCGCCCTCGCCGACGAGGCGACCTCCTCCGACGGGGACATGATCACCGCGGCCTTCAAACTGCTGGGCCTGGGCCCGGTGGTGGGCCAGCGCACCTGGGGCGGGGTCGTCGGCATGACCGGCCGGCACACCCTGGGCGACGGCACCGTCATCACCGTGCCGATGAACGCCGCGTGGTTCCCGGAGTACGGATGGTCGGTGGAGAACCACGGCGTGGAACCGGACCTGGCGATCCTGCGCACCCCGCTCGACTGGGCGGAGGGCCGGTACGCCCAGCTGGACGACGCGGTGCACCTGGCACTGGAACTGCTGGAGCAGGACCCGGCCGCGGTACCGCCCGGGTACGCGGACGTACCGGACCTGCGGCGCCCGAACCTGCCGCCCCGCTAG
- a CDS encoding TetR/AcrR family transcriptional regulator yields MSVRRSRITPEREAELHGAVLDLLREVGYEALTMDAVAARTKSSKATLYRQWGSKPELVAQALRCTQPVSLREIDTGTLRGDFALMVERSDDAQMAKDTALMRGLAHAVHESPELHRALRDLLVDPEINGLQEMLRRAVERGEIRPDCPALDFVPHMLIGAFIALPLIEDRPVDRTFLGQFIDAVVFPALGV; encoded by the coding sequence ATGTCGGTTCGGCGCAGCCGGATCACCCCCGAACGCGAGGCCGAACTCCACGGGGCGGTCCTCGACCTCCTGCGCGAGGTCGGCTACGAGGCGCTGACCATGGACGCGGTCGCCGCCCGTACGAAGTCCAGCAAGGCCACCCTCTACCGCCAGTGGGGGAGCAAGCCGGAGCTGGTCGCCCAGGCGCTGCGGTGCACCCAGCCGGTCTCCCTGCGGGAGATCGACACGGGCACCCTGCGCGGCGACTTCGCGCTCATGGTCGAGCGTTCGGACGACGCGCAGATGGCCAAGGACACCGCGCTCATGCGGGGTCTGGCCCATGCCGTGCACGAGAGCCCGGAGCTCCACAGGGCGCTGCGCGACCTGCTGGTGGACCCGGAGATCAACGGTCTCCAGGAGATGCTCCGGCGCGCGGTGGAGCGGGGCGAGATCCGGCCGGACTGTCCGGCGCTGGACTTCGTTCCGCACATGCTCATCGGGGCGTTCATCGCCCTCCCCCTGATCGAGGACCGGCCGGTGGACCGGACCTTCCTCGGCCAGTTCATCGATGCCGTGGTCTTCCCCGCCCTCGGCGTCTGA